A genome region from Methanobacterium subterraneum includes the following:
- a CDS encoding 30S ribosomal protein S17e, whose amino-acid sequence MGNIRTSFVKRTSKELIETYPGKFTTDFDENKKLVQEFSTVSTKHLRNKIAGYVTRLVRNNYF is encoded by the coding sequence ATGGGTAACATTAGAACATCATTCGTTAAAAGAACATCCAAAGAACTGATTGAAACTTATCCCGGTAAATTCACCACAGATTTCGATGAAAATAAGAAGTTAGTGCAGGAATTCTCCACTGTAAGTACCAAGCATCTGCGGAACAAAATCGCAGGTTACGTAACTCGATTGGTTAGAAATAATTACTTCTAA
- a CDS encoding aspartate kinase, translating into MGIIVAKFGGTSIGDGKRIKKAARAVVKEYMQGKKVVVVVSAINKTTDDILEIVNRSIGEAITEKQMADIISMGEITSVRVFSSTIESLGVKSEYVDPHMEIWPVITDSNYLNAKIDFAETEIRSREILKLLDQGVIPVICGFLGKDKEGNITTLGRGGSDITAFLMGHCLHAEEVIIVTDVGGVMSTDPNKLQTARKLDKISVEEMRDLATHGAQVLHPHALRYKDPKINAKIIGFEHGDLSVPGTEIMGPSKDKMLRSTTLNNEPISVIAVVGEEMLTKVGILAELTKTLQDNDINIYGISTGQNSITLFIDKSVADAAHEILHEVVVKNPDMSSLSLGREIAMITVNSQDFIDTPGIITKITAPLRQNKINIVEISSSQTSVVIFVDWNDGKRAYEMVRRVLE; encoded by the coding sequence ATGGGAATAATAGTGGCCAAGTTTGGAGGAACATCCATCGGAGATGGGAAAAGGATCAAAAAAGCAGCCCGTGCAGTGGTTAAAGAGTACATGCAGGGCAAGAAGGTGGTGGTTGTGGTTTCAGCCATCAACAAGACCACCGATGACATCCTGGAAATTGTAAACAGATCCATAGGAGAAGCCATCACTGAAAAACAAATGGCAGACATAATATCCATGGGGGAAATAACCAGTGTAAGGGTTTTTTCGTCCACAATAGAATCCCTGGGTGTCAAGTCAGAGTACGTTGATCCTCACATGGAAATTTGGCCAGTTATAACTGACAGCAACTATCTAAATGCCAAAATTGACTTTGCAGAGACTGAAATCAGATCCAGGGAGATCTTAAAACTCCTGGATCAGGGAGTCATCCCCGTTATCTGCGGTTTCCTAGGAAAAGACAAAGAAGGTAACATCACCACCCTGGGAAGGGGTGGAAGTGACATAACTGCCTTCCTGATGGGACACTGCCTCCATGCAGAAGAGGTGATCATTGTCACCGATGTTGGAGGAGTAATGTCCACTGATCCCAATAAATTACAGACTGCCAGAAAACTGGACAAAATCAGTGTTGAAGAAATGAGGGATCTGGCAACCCACGGAGCCCAGGTATTACACCCCCATGCTCTGCGCTATAAAGACCCTAAAATCAACGCTAAAATCATAGGATTTGAACATGGTGATCTTTCAGTACCAGGCACAGAGATAATGGGTCCCTCCAAGGATAAAATGCTAAGATCAACCACCCTAAACAATGAACCCATTTCAGTCATTGCCGTGGTCGGTGAAGAGATGCTGACCAAAGTGGGAATACTAGCCGAACTCACCAAAACTCTTCAGGATAATGATATCAATATTTATGGTATATCCACCGGTCAAAACTCAATAACCCTTTTCATTGATAAATCAGTGGCTGATGCTGCCCATGAAATCCTTCATGAGGTAGTGGTGAAAAATCCGGATATGAGTTCCCTGTCACTGGGTCGGGAGATCGCCATGATCACCGTCAACAGCCAGGATTTCATAGACACCCCAGGAATAATCACCAAAATCACCGCACCTTTACGTCAGAATAAAATAAACATAGTGGAAATTTCATCAAGTCAAACTTCAGTTGTTATATTCGTGGACTG